tccttggtgtatgcttttcgcagacgatatagtgttgatagatgaaactcaggaaggggtaaatgcaaagcttaacctttggagagaagtgttggaatctaaaggtcttcgcctaagccgatcaaagactgaatatatggagtgcaagttcagtgcaaatggaggccaaaacgagttaggggtgaggatcggagatcaagaaataccaaagagcgaccgttttcgttacctaggatctatcttgcaaaagaacggagaattagatggagatgtcaaccatagaatacaagttggatggatgaagtggaagagtgcatccggcgtgttatgtgaccgccgtatgccattgaagctcaagggaaaattttataggacggcaataaggccggcgatgctgtatggcacagaatgttgggcggtgaaacatcaacacgtacacaaaatgggtgtagcggagatgaggatgcttcgttggatgtgtgggcacacgagaaaggataagattaggaatgaggatatccggggtaaagtaggagtagccgaaattgaaggaaagatgagagaaaatcggttacggtggtttggacatgtgcaaagaaggcctactgacgctccgattagaagatgcgactatgggacagaggttcagggccgaaggggtagaggaagacctaggaaaactttggaagagactctaagaaaagacttagagtacttggatctaacgaaggacatgacacaggatcgagcacaatggcgttctaagattcatatagccgatcccactcagtgacttggattttccaagtctccaaccgagaagttttcctcactcggaaaattaagggaacactaccccaatctacatgctccactcagaaagcttcaacatacaagcttcaacaaaagaaaattcaaagaacttagcgaagaaggctttggtgtatctaacacaatacgttgaaatgaaggaaagcttatttattgatatccccgataagctacaaatatgtacatatacatgagtcaaaataaacacacaagagggagccttcacaaaggttgcttaggagaagtctcagcagtcggtagagccccagaaagagaaggcacctgagggggatcatttggagcctcagtactggatagaaccctagaaggaggaggcatcagaggttgatcatttggagcttcattacgcggtacagccccagaagacgaaggcaataaatgcctttggaacaaacccacaaatctctgatgatcaagtaaaacctgaccatcagtttccttcatctggtcaagcttcctcttcatgtttgtagcatagtcatgtgcgagccggtgcaactgtttattctcatgcttgagccctctaatctcctgtttgagactcatcacttcaggcgccaatgattcaacttggcgggttcgagcaaataggcgttgggccatattagacacagaacctgcacactgaacactgagagccagcgaatccttaacagctaactcatcagaccgtttggaaagtagtctgttatctttgggagtgagaaggttcctggccaccaccgcagcggtcatatcattcttcatcacggaatccccaacggtaagaggaccagtaggggagatgaaggatgggcgccatatgttgtctggagaaggcggggctgcctcttcaacaaggttcaagtcaaaacgacgatcggaggggccagacattttcaaaggtgttgaagagagaagaggtcggacaaatcaagatcttagaagtgcaagaatgaagcttctactggtggagattcaagtgtgctttggaacttaatgccagcccctataaaaatctgcactcgacggagcttcagaaatcgaataggcgcctgctcagaaattgaagaggcgcctgctcagaaatcgaagaggcgtttgctttctcaaaagctgggctgcttagagatcacgagggttgatctcagaaatcgaagaggcgtttgctttctcaaaagttgggctgctcaaagacctcgaaggctgatctcagaaatcgaagaggcgctcgctttctcaaaagctgggctccccagagaccacgagggccgatctcagaaatcgaagaggcacctacttttccagccttgtcagcacctgtcacacgcacactcagctttgcggaaattatgggcattctgtcgaagacttctggggaagtagaaaacacatgaatcttactgttcaatcacccacttcccacacgcaacaatagctcatgggtaccacagataactttgccaaagttctctgccaaagttgagcacgtgaagcttgcagctcccactacatcgctctgaccaaaaagggtaaaagaatagcaaagaaacagcactaacaaagtttagacccataaattttgaaggtctaactaccatattattacccacaagggtaaaggaacagtaccactgctggataattggaaagtccctgtgtgtcaacctctgtgcttcgtggcaaggtagactagcaaacatgcccaacctttactcacattcgagaaaacactcccaataagattgcttgctccaaaatcgaagaggcaccgtcctccgaatctcgagagccagactcccaacatgactactttcttaaaaatcgaagagagggtaaaggaatagtaccattgctggataattggaaagtccctatgtgtcaacctctgtgcttcgtggcaaggtagactagcaaacatgcccaacctttactcacattcgagaaaacactcccaacaagattgcttgctccaaaatcgaagaggcaccgccctccgaatctcgagagccagactcccaacatgattactttctcaaaaatcgaagagacactgctccccgaatcttcgagagccagacccccagcatgattactttctcaaaaatcgatgaggcatcgttctccgaatcaatcgaagaggcgctcgctttctcaaaagctgggctgctcagagaccacgagggccgatctcagaaatcgaagaggcacctacttttctagccttgtcagcacctgtcacacgcatactcagctttgcagaaattatgggcattctgtcgaagacttctggtgaagtagaaagcacatgaatcttactgttcaatcacccacttcctacacgcaacaatagctcatgggtaccacagataactttgccaaagttctctgccaaagttgagcacgtgaagcttgcagctcccactacatcgctctgaccaagaaaggtaaaagaatagcaaagaaacaacactaacaaagtttagtcacataaattttgaaggtctagctaccatattattacccacaagggtaaaggaacagtaccactgctggataattggaaagtccctgtttgtcaacctctgtgcttcgtggcaaggtagactagaaaacatgcccaacctttactcacattcgagaaaacactcccaacaagattgcttgctccaaaatcgaagagacaccgtcctccgaatctcgagagccagactcccaacatgattactttctcaaaaatcgaagagacactgctctccgaatctcgagagccagacccccagcatgattgctttctcaaaaatcgaagaggcatcgttctccaaatctcgagagccagataccacagaccactttttcaaagtgctctgacagagttaaaacatgtgaaactggcagctcccactaccgtgttatgaccaagcagggtaaaggaatagcattactacttgttagggagactcctatatatgtcgacctccatccccaacagacaggcagacctgcaaaaatgctcaacccttcaccatatctgagagggcactcccaacgaagcctttcgaaatattctgctttctttccccccgataatacctctgcaaacaagctatactagagcaagaatatctcatatcatcagggttaaaagcaagagtatcccatatcatgctttttccctgtcttttcctttggccttgtttttacctgcaagacaaggagaaagagagcaatcagtcagcacttggaatcaagcttccagccaggaacttactgcctggaaccccttacctgattacttacctggcattgctctcgagtactcatcttcaacatcttatgtttccagggaagattccgcatctgcttgaggaacagatagggcaagtgcgaaggatacaaggaagcatgtggagacaagcgtaacagcacacgtgccgatacatccattactctgtcaaaagcaaaagtatcccatatcagcagggtggaacgtactctagatttgatggacttgttttgaccctcaaattcttcagtcggccttatactctggaggaaaccagaaaaccctccagctcagttcaagaataagcctgtggaaagttacttcttcaaaagcaaaagtatctcatatcatctcttctcatttttcttctctttatccttcatgctactgcaagatggggagaaggtgaccAATCagttggagctctgattgcttaccttgtctgtcacctctttcagcagaccccctagctcggcgacttgggggactcctactacatggtttgtatcgcgcttgaccaagcctgaaactacaagtaagcttcaagtgaaattgatacattaccttgtgcatctccaccagttaaatataccacccctggatggaggaagagtacttccagagaagatgtcacatctacctatgagacagataaggcaagttaagacgacaccacactccgatacttagaagtttcgtgattacgatatcattctcccacaatatttcctaatgtcatttgtactaaatcattcacttgtactcactaaaggagagcttgaacctatgtacttgtgtaaacccttcacaattaatgagaactcttctattccgtggacgtagccaatctgggtgaaccacgtacatcttgtgtttgctttcctatctctatccatttatatacttatccacactaatgaccggagcaatctagcgaagatcacaaaaagcgaccgttttcgctacctaggatctatcttgcaagagaacggagaattagatggagatctcaaccatagaatacgagctggatggatgaagtgtaagaatgcatccggcgtgttgtgtgaccgtcgtaggccactgaagctcaagggaaaattttataggacggcaataaggtcagcgatgttgtatggcacagaatgttgggcggtgaagcatcaacacgtacacaaaatgggtgtagcggagatgaggatgcttcgtgggatgtgtgggcacacgagaaaggataagattgggaatgaggatatccgaggtaaagtaggagtagccgaaattgtaggaaagatgagagaaaatcggctccggtgatttggacatgtgcaaagaaggccgaatgacgctccggttcgaagatgtgactacaggacagaggttcagggccgaaggggtagaggaagacctaggaaaactttggaagagactctaagaaaagacttagagtacttggatctaacggaggacatgacacaaaaccgagcgcaatggggttctatgattcatatagccgaccccacttagtgggaaaaggctttgttgttgttgttgttgtattggttttgaaaatattttctctaaaagcgcaTTCAATCATATAAAAACAATTTCGAAACGAGCCCTTCATTAATTACATGTATATTTATATGGAACCATAAGTAGAATTATTTATGTAGATCACACGCAACATCCGTGATCTTTGGTACAACGAAATGATTACTCTTTTGTTGACTGAAAGATCACGGATTTGAATCATGGTTACAACCTTTTTACAAAGTAAAAGTAAATTTGCTTACGATAGACGTTCCCTTCTCCCCGATCCTTTCAAGGGTGAGAGCCTTCTTGGTTGGGATTACCGACTAGTGAATAGTGATCATGACATTGGGTCTTTACTTTTTCCTCACTTTACCCTCTTTCACAGCTTCCTTTATATTTTCCCCACCTTCCATTCTTTTGACAACAATCTTTACTTGTCCTTACCACCAAGGCATCTCGCATTCCTACGCTTTACTGTCTCTCCCGCCTCTCTTTCGTCaccttttctctctctattcAAACTTAAAACCTACATATATTTACCCACAAATTTATCATCACCGATCCACCAACACCTAAAGAGCAATTATTTCTTCTCAGGCTGCAATGGCTGTGTATGTGTCGATGCCTTTTCTAGTTGCTGCCGCAACCGGGATATATTTCCTCGACAAAAACCATTACCAACCAAAGGTTAGTCCACCTCTCTACTAATATTTCCGTTATTGATGCTTTCGCCAGCTGATATTTGAAAGTTCTTGAAGCAGGAACTCGGAGCTGGGATTCGAGCAACCATCCAAGATGTTGTAGCAAAAGCGAAGGCCAAGGCGAACACTACTCAGATGCCAAAGTTGGCACCCCAATTTGACGGATTAGACTCGTTTGAAACCTTGGTCGATCGTTAGCACCCCTAAACCCTGTGCGAAAGCATGTATCTGCTCGTTCAGGCCCTTAATTTACGTAACGAATCGTAGCGACACATGACTGAATCTTTCCGCTCTTGTTATATCTTCCCTCTGTACATACTTCATCCAATATAAAATATGATCGATCTACTTATCATCCaataatttaaattttcctgcaatatcaaagaaaaagaaacaagagCAATAGCTAGGTATTATTATATCTCTTCATCATCTAAGATACACATGCTGAACTCCCTAAATTCAGCAGCCTGCTGGAAACTTCAACAATCTGTTAAGTTTATGTACAACAAAATATATCTGTTTTCTGGATACAACTTAAACGTAACAGTTACATTGTTTATTCAACCGAAAAGCAATCTTCCATTGTTTCTTTCCCGTTGAACAATAGATAAAAGGTTTTATTCAGGATCATTTACCAAATACCAGCCAACGTTCTTGGTTAGGATCAACTTGAATCTCGATCACTCTTTGTTTGCAATTTCTTTCCTACCTTTGCAAGCTTTCCGCCTACCCCAAATATCACCACCTTCATCAGGTGTCCCTTATTAAGAGTGCAAGCAATGATTATTGTCCCCCCAAGTATTAAGAGCTTGGGTATGTGCCTACCCGCAGGCTTCTTGGATGCAATCACCACCTCAGTTTGTGATGAGTCTTCTGTGGCTCCTGAGGATTTCAGGTACCCGGGATGTATTTTCGTGTTGATCTGAGCCATAAAGGCTGGCCGGGAAAGTGGTGATCCTGCTGCTCTTTCCTTCTGGTAGGTGCGTAAGCCAGCCTCAATCTTCTTGACTGTATCCCACATCCCTGTTCTTATTCCAAGTTTTACAATTTCCCATGGGAGTCCATTATCTTCGTAATGTAAGAATATAACCTCACACGCAGTCAGCTGGCCGTCAGCCCTTCTTGATTCCACTGGTTATGtacaaaaatgtcactttattaCAGATTGAACAGCTCTATCGACTCTAACATAGTCACAAGCGGAATATAAACATATTATTTTGATGAAAACAGATCGAAGATTGGCAGAACTTACCTGCTTGAATGCACCAACTTGAGAAGTACAGATCTACACGTACTTGCTTGTCATGTCTTGGAACAGAAGCATAGGGCACTCCCTGAAACATGAAAGACAGAAAGCTTCTTATGTTTCATCAAACAAAAATTGAGAAACTGCTGCTATCTTTTAGTTCGATCTGTCAATTTATATCCGGTGTGCAAACAATGTGTCATCAAATGAAGTGTAACAAGAGTGCATcgatgaataaaaaaaaaatttccactCCGCATACCTTTGTCACGCAATAATACAACCTCCCAGATTCCCAAATTCGACGACCTATGATGTATTCTCTGTCTTTACAGAAAAACGGGAACTGCAGAACGGAAGGCATGGCAGAGATAAAGAATATGCAAGGGAGAATCAACCAgtaaaagtaaaacaaacatTGACCAGTTAGAACATACAAAAGGGAAGCCTTACCTTCTTAATCCACAGCGTCACCATGGTTCCTGTGGTCGGGCATTCTTCTATGGTTTTCGCATAACTAAGCATGTCATCCCACCTTAGTCGAAACTCGTCATCCCAGAAGAAATCCCTCACTAATTCCGGCGTTGCATCCTCGTAGACAGTTCTGCTACGATATTGAGGAGGACCGACCTATCAAATCCCCAACAAGAAGAATACAACACAACATTGAGAAAACTGAATGGTAAAATCAAAGAGCTCAACAAAGCGGCTGGCCAAGAAAGCAAAAGTTAAGGGAAAACCATTACCTTTGGATCCCTACGCCAGCCTTGGTAGGTCATAGTTGGGGTGGAGCGATCCATCATCTGTATCCATGGAGGACCTCCATCTTTCATATCTACAAGCTCGGATAAAACCTCTAAATCCTCCTCAGTCACTACAGTCGGCTTCTCCTCATTCAGCTGCGATGTGCTGGATAAGTACAATCAATTAGTGAGTATTTTCAACGTCATAAAAAATCTATCCAATCAAGACTAGAAATTTCAACACCATTTTCCACTTTTTATAGTAAACGATATTTATCAGATAAACTTCAACCGTACATCAAAACGTCTACAAGACATCAAAGACGCCCAACAGTAAAAGTAATAACAACTAAAGAAACCCAAATTATAATAGCTTGGTACAAGTAACCATTTTTCAATCGATACAAGGGATCAAAAGTCAgaagcaaataacaaacaatTGTAATAGCATGGTAACAAGCATGGTAACAGAAGTATGTTCTGACAAATACCAAGTACCTGCTGCCCTCATCGAATTCGGTAGCCGGAGGCGATACAGAAGGAGTTTTCTGAATTCCCTTACCCATGCAGCGAGCTTCACAACCTTGGGAAACCAATGACTCAAAACAATTCAAGCATAGAGCTGACGAAAAATCAAAAGCGTTAGGCACAGGGCAGCCTAGTTTGTCCTTGTCATTGCCAGAGAATGCCCACTTTGGTTTCCACGACCATCCGATCAAAACTCCAACAAGCAATGCCAACGAAATACCCAGAAGCACCATCAAATACAAACCTGCGACCTCCATTGTAGTATCTGTTGGTGTTTCCACTCTCTCCAATACCTAGGACAATCTAAACAAAGCCTCCATAGAATCCGTACATAACAACAACAACCTACGAAACCTAGGAAACCCCACCAAGAAGAAATACCAGAGAAAAAGAAACTAAACAGAAAGCTGCATACTTTTTTAAAAGATTTAATCAAGTTGGTTTTTTGCTGCCGATAGatataaaccaaaaaaaatatgcataaagcttgaaactttggaaaaaaaaaagatcaaaccCAGAAGGAGATATCAGAAAACAGTGGGTGGAAAATCAGGGAAAGTTATTGAGAGGCGGGAAGGAGGAGTTCGGGATTCATGTGACGGTGTCGTTTCAATGGCATACACTGAGAATTGCGGGAGAAAAAtgaggaaaaacaaaaaatagaagctgcaaaaaatagaagaattatcaaaaggaaaaagaacacaacaaaaaaaactcCAAAAATCGTACGTTTGTCGTTCTACATTCGAATTTCCGAGTACATATCTTTGCCTTCCTGCCAGTGCGAGTGGCTCTTCAAATTTTCTTGGATTTAACGTTGGCTTAAAcccttttaaatttttgttcttgttgtttAAGTTGTGGCGACGGCATCATCTTGTTTGACTATTTTTGgaggggtgtgatatctacacaccccattttacttctcacacacccttctaatttttggCCTTCAGAtaggatgaattgaagaagatcaacggatagaatttaacaagggtgtgtgagaagtaatttggggtgtgtggat
This region of Malus domestica chromosome 07, GDT2T_hap1 genomic DNA includes:
- the LOC103439947 gene encoding uncharacterized protein, with translation MEVAGLYLMVLLGISLALLVGVLIGWSWKPKWAFSGNDKDKLGCPVPNAFDFSSALCLNCFESLVSQGCEARCMGKGIQKTPSVSPPATEFDEGSSTSQLNEEKPTVVTEEDLEVLSELVDMKDGGPPWIQMMDRSTPTMTYQGWRRDPKVGPPQYRSRTVYEDATPELVRDFFWDDEFRLRWDDMLSYAKTIEECPTTGTMVTLWIKKFPFFCKDREYIIGRRIWESGRLYYCVTKGVPYASVPRHDKQVRVDLYFSSWCIQAVESRRADGQLTACEVIFLHYEDNGLPWEIVKLGIRTGMWDTVKKIEAGLRTYQKERAAGSPLSRPAFMAQINTKIHPGYLKSSGATEDSSQTEVVIASKKPAGRHIPKLLILGGTIIIACTLNKGHLMKVVIFGVGGKLAKVGKKLQTKSDRDSS